One window of Cupriavidus oxalaticus genomic DNA carries:
- a CDS encoding tripartite tricarboxylate transporter substrate binding protein, which translates to MTQGLPIDLKRRNLLIGAAAGVAAGAAGVLLPGSRALASAYPERPITFICPWPVGGTADQSMRALCQVAGGILKQSIVVENRAGASGMIGTKALARATPDGYTIGQIPISVTRFAQLGMLQLDPRTELTYLARTSGQTFGIAVPTNSRYKTLQDVVAAAKANPGTVTYAHAGIGGATHVGMEQFALAAGVQFNAVAYKGGAAALQDVLAGQVELLADSSSWAPHVEAGKLRLLATWGEQRASRFKDTPTLKELGYNVVVEAPNGIGAPKGLPPAIEKTLRDAFRAAVASNEFKQVAARLDAPLMYLDGPDYKNYVASIYAQETELIKRLKLKELLQQS; encoded by the coding sequence ATGACCCAAGGACTCCCCATCGACCTGAAGCGCCGCAACCTGCTCATCGGCGCCGCCGCCGGCGTTGCTGCCGGTGCTGCCGGCGTGCTGCTGCCGGGCTCGCGCGCGCTGGCCTCCGCGTATCCAGAGCGTCCGATCACCTTTATCTGCCCGTGGCCGGTCGGCGGCACGGCAGACCAGTCGATGCGCGCGCTGTGCCAGGTGGCCGGCGGCATCCTCAAGCAATCGATCGTGGTGGAAAACCGCGCCGGCGCTTCCGGCATGATCGGCACCAAGGCGCTGGCACGCGCCACGCCGGACGGGTACACCATTGGCCAGATCCCGATTTCGGTCACGCGCTTTGCCCAGCTCGGCATGCTGCAGCTGGACCCGCGCACCGAGCTGACCTACCTGGCGCGAACGTCGGGCCAGACCTTCGGAATCGCGGTGCCGACCAACTCGCGCTACAAGACGCTTCAGGACGTGGTCGCGGCGGCCAAGGCGAACCCGGGCACGGTCACCTATGCGCACGCTGGCATCGGCGGCGCGACTCATGTCGGCATGGAGCAGTTTGCGCTGGCCGCAGGCGTGCAGTTCAATGCGGTCGCCTACAAGGGCGGTGCCGCCGCGCTGCAGGACGTGCTGGCGGGCCAGGTGGAACTGCTGGCGGATTCCAGCTCGTGGGCGCCGCATGTGGAAGCCGGCAAGCTGCGCCTGCTGGCGACCTGGGGCGAGCAGCGCGCATCGCGCTTCAAGGACACGCCCACGCTGAAGGAGCTCGGCTACAACGTCGTGGTGGAAGCGCCCAACGGCATCGGCGCGCCCAAGGGCCTGCCGCCCGCCATCGAGAAGACGCTGCGCGATGCCTTCCGCGCCGCGGTGGCGAGCAATGAATTCAAGCAGGTCGCGGCACGGCTGGATGCGCCGCTGATGTACCTGGACGGTCCCGACTACAAGAATTACGTGGCCAGCATCTATGCGCAGGAAACCGAGCTGATCAAGCGCCTGAAGCTCAAGGAACTGCTGCAGCAAAGCTGA
- a CDS encoding phosphocholine-specific phospholipase C — MNSHSRRNFLKLAGGSAAATAALAAFPPAIRRALAIPANNATGTIRDVEHVVILMQENRSFDNYFGTLRGVRGFGDRFPIPLAGGLNVWQQTYTNGGTTRTVLPYHLDSSAGNAQRVSGTPHSYPDAQAAWDLGRMNKWPTYKQTQSMGYYTEAELDFQMALANAFTLCDAYHCSFHGGTNTNRLFHWTGTNDPAGTHGGPVIDNSGDSFTGSNTPYTWTTYPERLNAAGVSWKVYQNMPDNFTDNPLAGFKQYRDANAARGNLANGSPYPPYTSADDAISPLLKGVANTMPDGGFLQALRDDVAAGTLPQVSWIVAPATYSEHPGPSSPVQGAWYTQEVLNALTANPAVWSKTVLLINFDENDGYFDHVPPPCAPAYDGDTLAGATTLPAGELAAEYHVDKHPYGPGPRVPMYVVSPWSRGGWVNSQVFDHTSVLRFLEARFGVVESNISSFRRAVAGDLVSAFNFVSPNDNPLPSLPNRDKASADAIRTAQGVLPQVPLPPAGTQPMPPQERGTRPSRALPYELHVSAREDARERVVRLLFANTGTAAAVFHVYDRLHLDRVPRRYMVEPGKELHGSWDVFASDAGKYDLWVLGPNGFHRAFVGDVAAAGAAGASAPEIRVCYDIANAAVYLDLINTGSAATTFTVRPNAYRNDGPWSFEVPAGKQLQQHWPVGLQGNWYDFTVTASQGGFTRRFAGRIETGKDSVSDPAMGVTG, encoded by the coding sequence ATGAATTCGCATAGCAGACGCAACTTCCTCAAGCTCGCCGGCGGCAGCGCCGCAGCAACCGCCGCGCTGGCAGCGTTCCCGCCAGCCATCCGCCGCGCGCTGGCAATCCCCGCCAACAACGCCACTGGCACCATCCGCGACGTCGAGCACGTGGTCATCCTGATGCAGGAGAACCGCTCCTTCGACAATTACTTCGGCACGCTGCGCGGCGTACGCGGCTTCGGCGACCGCTTCCCGATCCCGCTGGCGGGCGGCCTCAACGTCTGGCAGCAGACCTATACCAACGGCGGCACCACGCGCACCGTGCTGCCCTACCACCTCGACAGCAGTGCCGGCAATGCGCAGCGCGTCAGCGGCACGCCGCACTCCTATCCCGATGCGCAGGCCGCCTGGGACCTGGGCCGCATGAACAAGTGGCCCACCTACAAGCAGACCCAGTCGATGGGCTACTACACCGAGGCCGAGCTGGACTTCCAGATGGCGCTGGCCAATGCCTTTACGCTGTGCGATGCCTACCACTGCAGCTTCCACGGCGGCACCAACACGAACCGGCTGTTCCACTGGACCGGCACCAACGATCCGGCCGGCACGCACGGCGGCCCGGTCATCGACAACAGCGGCGACTCCTTCACCGGCTCGAACACGCCCTACACCTGGACCACCTACCCTGAGCGGCTGAACGCAGCCGGCGTCAGCTGGAAGGTCTACCAGAACATGCCGGACAACTTTACCGACAACCCGCTCGCGGGCTTCAAGCAATACCGCGACGCCAACGCCGCACGCGGCAACCTGGCCAACGGCAGCCCCTACCCGCCGTACACCAGTGCCGACGACGCCATCAGCCCGCTGCTCAAGGGCGTGGCCAATACCATGCCGGACGGCGGCTTCCTGCAGGCACTGCGCGACGACGTTGCCGCCGGCACGCTGCCGCAGGTGTCGTGGATCGTGGCCCCGGCCACCTATTCCGAGCACCCCGGGCCGTCCAGCCCGGTGCAGGGTGCGTGGTACACGCAGGAGGTGCTCAACGCGCTCACCGCCAATCCCGCGGTGTGGAGCAAGACCGTACTGCTGATCAACTTCGACGAGAACGACGGCTACTTCGACCACGTGCCGCCGCCGTGCGCCCCCGCCTACGACGGCGACACGCTGGCCGGCGCGACCACGCTGCCCGCCGGCGAACTGGCGGCCGAATACCACGTCGACAAGCACCCGTACGGCCCCGGCCCGCGCGTGCCGATGTATGTGGTGTCGCCCTGGAGCCGCGGCGGCTGGGTAAACTCGCAGGTGTTCGACCACACGTCGGTGCTGCGCTTCCTGGAGGCCCGCTTTGGCGTCGTGGAGAGCAATATCAGCAGCTTCCGTCGCGCGGTGGCCGGGGACCTGGTCTCGGCCTTCAACTTCGTCAGTCCCAACGACAATCCGCTGCCCTCGCTGCCCAACCGCGACAAGGCCAGCGCCGATGCCATCCGCACCGCGCAGGGCGTGCTGCCGCAGGTGCCGCTGCCCCCGGCCGGCACCCAGCCGATGCCGCCGCAGGAGCGCGGCACGCGTCCGTCGCGCGCATTGCCGTACGAGCTGCATGTCAGCGCCCGCGAAGACGCGCGCGAACGCGTGGTGCGGCTGCTGTTCGCCAACACCGGCACGGCCGCCGCCGTTTTCCATGTCTATGACCGCCTGCACCTGGACCGCGTGCCGCGCCGCTATATGGTCGAGCCGGGCAAGGAACTGCATGGCAGCTGGGATGTATTCGCCAGCGATGCCGGCAAGTACGACCTGTGGGTGCTGGGTCCGAACGGCTTCCATCGCGCCTTCGTCGGCGACGTTGCAGCGGCCGGCGCAGCGGGCGCCAGCGCGCCCGAGATCCGCGTCTGCTATGACATCGCCAACGCCGCGGTCTACCTGGACCTGATCAACACCGGCAGCGCGGCCACCACATTCACCGTGCGGCCCAATGCCTACCGCAATGACGGCCCGTGGAGTTTCGAAGTGCCGGCCGGCAAGCAACTGCAGCAGCACTGGCCGGTGGGACTGCAGGGCAACTGGTACGACTTCACCGTGACCGCGTCGCAAGGCGGCTTCACGCGGCGCTTTGCCGGGCGTATCGAGACCGGCAAGGACAGCGTGTCGGATCCGGCCATGGGGGTGACCGGCTGA
- a CDS encoding DUF2474 domain-containing protein, translating into MAAPLWLRRLGWLVLIWLASVAALGVAAWVLRIIMQGVGFRS; encoded by the coding sequence ATGGCCGCGCCGTTGTGGCTGCGCCGGCTGGGCTGGCTGGTGCTGATCTGGCTGGCGAGCGTGGCGGCGCTGGGGGTGGCCGCCTGGGTGCTGCGCATCATCATGCAGGGCGTCGGCTTCCGTAGCTGA
- the cydB gene encoding cytochrome d ubiquinol oxidase subunit II has product MGIDLSLLWIVIIFFGVMMYVVMDGFDLGIGMLFPFVPDRHDRDVMMNTVAPVWDGNETWLVLGGAGLLAAFPLAYSVVLSALYLPLMLMLLGLIFRGVAFEFRFKANDRERPVWDASFILGSATASFFQGVALGAYIDGIKMEGHRFAGGPLDWLAPFPLFCGVGLVVAYTVLGSTWLIMKTEGDLQQRMIRLAGALAWLLLAVIAVISLWTPLTHPEIAERWFSLPNLFWFSPVPILVALCMLMLMRALRREPNMAPFLYALGLVFLGYSGLAISVWPNIIPPGISIWDAAGPPQSQGFALVGALFIIPFILMYTVWAYYVFRGKVRHGEGYH; this is encoded by the coding sequence ATGGGCATCGATCTCTCCCTTCTCTGGATCGTCATCATCTTCTTCGGCGTGATGATGTATGTGGTGATGGACGGCTTTGACCTGGGCATCGGCATGCTCTTTCCGTTCGTTCCCGACCGCCATGACCGCGACGTGATGATGAACACGGTGGCGCCGGTCTGGGACGGCAATGAAACCTGGCTGGTGCTGGGCGGTGCCGGGCTGCTGGCGGCGTTCCCGCTGGCGTACTCGGTCGTGCTGAGCGCGCTCTACCTGCCGCTGATGCTGATGCTGCTGGGCCTGATCTTCCGCGGCGTGGCGTTCGAATTCCGCTTCAAGGCCAACGACCGCGAACGGCCGGTGTGGGACGCGTCCTTTATCCTGGGATCCGCCACCGCCAGCTTCTTCCAGGGCGTGGCGCTGGGCGCCTATATCGACGGCATCAAGATGGAAGGCCATCGCTTTGCCGGCGGCCCGCTGGACTGGCTGGCGCCCTTCCCGCTGTTCTGCGGCGTCGGGCTGGTGGTGGCGTACACGGTGCTGGGCAGCACCTGGCTGATCATGAAGACCGAGGGAGACCTGCAGCAGCGCATGATCAGGCTGGCCGGGGCGCTGGCGTGGCTGCTGCTGGCGGTGATCGCGGTGATCAGCCTGTGGACGCCGCTGACGCACCCGGAAATCGCCGAGCGCTGGTTCAGCCTGCCGAACCTGTTCTGGTTCTCGCCGGTGCCGATCCTGGTGGCGCTGTGCATGCTGATGCTGATGCGCGCGCTGCGCCGCGAGCCGAACATGGCGCCGTTCCTGTACGCGCTGGGGCTGGTGTTCCTGGGCTATAGCGGCCTGGCGATCAGCGTCTGGCCCAATATCATCCCGCCCGGGATCTCGATCTGGGACGCGGCCGGGCCGCCGCAGAGCCAGGGCTTTGCGCTGGTCGGGGCGCTGTTCATCATCCCCTTCATCCTGATGTACACGGTGTGGGCGTACTACGTGTTCCGCGGCAAGGTCCGCCACGGCGAGGGCTATCACTGA
- a CDS encoding cytochrome ubiquinol oxidase subunit I codes for MFGLTALDLARIQFAFTVSFHIIFPAITIGLAAYLAVLEGCWLRTKRPHYRDLYHFWSKIFAVNFGMGVVSGLVMAYQFGTNWSFFSEFAGSITGPLLTYEVLTAFFLEAGFLGVMLFGWNRVGPGLHFFATVMVALGTLISATWILASNSWMQTPAGFEIINGRVVPTDWFAVIFNPSFPYRLLHMSVAAFLATALFVGASAAWHLLRGRDNQAIRKMLSMAMWMLLIVAPIQAVIGDLHGLNTLKHQPAKIAALEGHWENHGNEGLPLLLFGWPDMQREETRFAVEVPRLGSLILTHTWDGQIQGLKEFAPEDRPNSTILFWSFRVMVGLGLLMIALGAWSLLLRRGERLYRARAFLHMALWMGPAGVIAILAGWYTTEVGRQPWVVYGLQRTADAVSPHGVPELALTLGIFVIAYFFVFGVGIAYMMRLVRKGPVMEAPRPEGGPGREHTPARPLSAVDDDEVLAPNPAVRTRS; via the coding sequence ATGTTTGGTTTGACCGCGCTTGACCTCGCCCGCATCCAGTTTGCCTTTACCGTTTCTTTCCACATCATCTTTCCCGCGATCACCATCGGCCTGGCCGCCTACCTGGCGGTGCTGGAAGGCTGCTGGCTGCGCACCAAGCGCCCGCATTACCGCGACCTCTACCACTTCTGGTCCAAGATCTTTGCCGTCAACTTCGGCATGGGGGTCGTCTCCGGGCTGGTGATGGCCTACCAGTTCGGCACCAACTGGAGTTTCTTCTCCGAGTTCGCCGGCAGCATCACCGGGCCGTTGCTGACCTATGAAGTGCTGACCGCCTTCTTCCTGGAGGCCGGCTTCCTCGGCGTGATGCTGTTCGGCTGGAACCGCGTCGGGCCCGGGCTGCATTTCTTTGCCACCGTGATGGTGGCGCTGGGCACGCTGATTTCCGCCACGTGGATCCTGGCGTCGAACAGCTGGATGCAGACGCCGGCCGGCTTCGAGATCATCAACGGCCGCGTGGTCCCCACCGACTGGTTCGCGGTCATCTTCAACCCGTCCTTCCCCTATCGCCTGCTGCATATGAGCGTGGCGGCGTTCCTGGCCACGGCGCTGTTCGTCGGCGCGTCGGCGGCGTGGCACCTGCTGCGCGGCCGCGACAACCAGGCCATCCGCAAGATGCTGTCGATGGCGATGTGGATGCTGCTGATCGTCGCGCCGATCCAGGCCGTGATCGGCGACCTGCATGGCCTGAACACGCTCAAGCACCAGCCCGCCAAGATCGCCGCGCTTGAAGGCCACTGGGAAAACCACGGCAACGAAGGGCTGCCGCTGCTGCTGTTCGGCTGGCCCGACATGCAGCGCGAGGAAACCCGCTTCGCGGTCGAAGTGCCGCGCCTGGGCAGCCTGATCCTCACGCACACCTGGGATGGGCAGATCCAGGGACTGAAGGAATTTGCCCCTGAGGACCGGCCCAATTCGACCATCCTGTTCTGGTCTTTCCGCGTGATGGTGGGCCTGGGGCTGCTGATGATCGCGCTGGGCGCCTGGAGCCTGCTGCTGCGCCGGGGCGAACGGCTGTACCGCGCCCGCGCCTTCCTGCATATGGCGCTATGGATGGGGCCGGCCGGCGTGATTGCGATCCTGGCCGGCTGGTACACCACCGAGGTGGGCCGCCAGCCGTGGGTGGTCTACGGGCTGCAGCGCACCGCCGACGCGGTCTCGCCGCACGGCGTGCCCGAACTGGCGCTGACGCTGGGGATCTTCGTGATCGCGTACTTCTTCGTGTTCGGCGTCGGCATCGCCTACATGATGCGGCTGGTGCGCAAGGGGCCGGTGATGGAAGCGCCAAGGCCGGAAGGCGGCCCGGGACGCGAGCATACGCCGGCCCGCCCGCTCTCCGCCGTGGACGACGACGAAGTCCTTGCCCCCAACCCCGCCGTGCGCACCCGGAGCTGA
- a CDS encoding LamG-like jellyroll fold domain-containing protein — translation MSGKHAARSAHGNGRARARAALGALAAAMAATLSACGGDDTAASGSEPADTVTTAPAPAGQGGPRVLLVGIDGATYAQVQGAILRRELPNLSQLNVVPAATGGVPGTVTAQPTLDAPSWATVLTGTWVNRHGVDDDTGGTPLHAPTVFRHLRDAGKPGLQQGATISSPVLPALLKAEQETGALDTLVDCAGVDSCVTQNALRQLQSGYGVVFAQYSAPAAAAETGGFGGGAYARALVDTDKALGELLAAVAARRQAQPGEDWLVLVTTSHGLDATGATTTAPTVENRTAFFATNKTLNAALARPGAAAPITAAELSALPTEADLVPTMLAHAGVAADPAASRLDGAPLQAASAGVRAIGASVGRYSDAITLSWQNPTESFGTTRVLRDGVVIASLAPGAREFTDSAFDMPTGLYRFNYTLVRNDVPVSYLAQIHYVKPVTLAPTLRDGLATYFSMDSKPFADSKGGATLGPWVAGTDGGSLADDNFTGKSLRVDSNIDAYKLVHNGADIALSPQFTIGFWFRTDCTQGNGTGAPVLANKNYFSGSNPGIAIGLFGSCELRFNLGSGGKRDDINGMKVSASQWAYLALSVDATARRFSAYVIDPVLGLQKTENKAIANTDVTKLAGLGTGWGVNDDATHNYVGNNPGALKGVMGFNDLAMWTRVLTLDELKTITGARQPLSTLNP, via the coding sequence ATGTCAGGAAAGCATGCAGCGCGCAGCGCACACGGCAACGGGCGCGCACGGGCCCGCGCGGCGCTGGGCGCGCTGGCGGCGGCAATGGCCGCGACGCTCTCGGCTTGCGGCGGCGATGACACCGCGGCGAGCGGATCCGAGCCGGCCGACACCGTGACCACGGCGCCCGCGCCCGCCGGCCAGGGCGGTCCGCGCGTGCTGCTGGTAGGCATCGACGGCGCCACCTATGCGCAGGTCCAGGGCGCGATCCTGCGGCGCGAGCTGCCCAACCTGTCGCAGCTGAACGTGGTGCCGGCCGCCACCGGCGGCGTGCCGGGCACCGTCACCGCGCAACCGACGCTGGACGCGCCCAGCTGGGCCACGGTGCTGACCGGCACCTGGGTCAACCGCCACGGCGTCGACGACGACACCGGCGGCACGCCGCTGCATGCGCCCACTGTCTTCCGCCACCTTCGCGATGCCGGCAAGCCGGGGCTTCAGCAAGGCGCCACAATCAGCTCGCCGGTACTGCCGGCCCTGCTCAAGGCAGAACAGGAAACCGGCGCGCTCGATACGCTGGTCGACTGTGCCGGCGTGGACAGCTGCGTCACGCAGAACGCGCTGCGCCAGCTTCAATCCGGCTATGGCGTGGTGTTTGCCCAGTACAGCGCCCCGGCTGCCGCAGCGGAAACTGGCGGGTTCGGCGGCGGCGCCTATGCGCGCGCCCTCGTCGACACCGACAAGGCACTGGGCGAGCTGCTGGCCGCCGTCGCCGCGCGCCGCCAGGCGCAGCCGGGCGAAGACTGGCTGGTGCTGGTCACCACCAGTCACGGCCTCGATGCCACCGGCGCCACCACCACGGCGCCGACCGTGGAAAACCGCACCGCATTCTTCGCCACCAACAAGACGCTGAACGCCGCGCTGGCCCGGCCCGGCGCCGCTGCGCCCATCACCGCGGCAGAGCTGTCGGCGCTGCCGACCGAGGCCGATCTCGTGCCGACGATGCTCGCGCACGCCGGCGTGGCCGCCGACCCCGCCGCCAGCCGGCTCGACGGCGCACCGCTGCAGGCGGCCTCTGCCGGCGTGCGGGCGATCGGCGCCAGCGTCGGCCGCTACAGCGACGCCATCACGCTGAGCTGGCAGAACCCCACCGAATCCTTCGGCACCACGCGCGTGCTGCGCGACGGCGTGGTGATCGCTTCGCTGGCGCCCGGGGCGCGCGAGTTTACCGACAGCGCCTTCGACATGCCCACCGGCCTGTACCGCTTCAACTACACGCTGGTACGCAACGACGTGCCGGTGTCGTACCTGGCGCAGATCCACTACGTCAAGCCCGTCACGCTGGCGCCCACGCTGCGCGATGGCCTGGCCACGTACTTCAGCATGGACAGCAAGCCGTTTGCCGACAGCAAGGGCGGCGCCACGCTTGGCCCGTGGGTTGCCGGCACCGACGGCGGCTCGCTGGCCGACGACAACTTCACCGGCAAGTCGCTGCGGGTCGATTCCAATATCGACGCCTACAAGCTGGTGCACAACGGCGCCGACATCGCGCTGAGCCCGCAATTCACCATCGGCTTCTGGTTCCGCACCGACTGCACCCAGGGCAACGGCACCGGTGCGCCGGTACTGGCCAACAAGAATTACTTTTCGGGCAGCAACCCGGGCATCGCCATCGGCCTGTTCGGCAGCTGCGAACTCCGCTTCAACCTCGGCAGCGGCGGCAAGCGCGACGATATCAACGGCATGAAGGTATCGGCCAGCCAGTGGGCCTACCTGGCGCTGTCGGTCGATGCCACGGCCAGGCGCTTCAGTGCCTATGTCATCGACCCGGTGCTGGGCCTGCAGAAGACCGAGAACAAGGCCATCGCCAACACCGATGTCACCAAGCTGGCCGGGCTCGGCACCGGCTGGGGCGTCAACGACGACGCCACGCACAACTACGTGGGCAACAACCCCGGCGCGCTCAAGGGCGTGATGGGCTTCAATGACCTGGCGATGTGGACGCGGGTGCTGACGCTCGACGAGCTGAAGACCATCACCGGCGCGCGCCAGCCGCTGTCCACGCTGAACCCCTGA
- a CDS encoding UxaA family hydrolase — translation MKPNPVIRLHANDNVLVARHELSLGQQLAEPAVRVRAQVPAGHKIAACAIAAGTPVRKFDTVIGVAARDIVPGEHVHSHNLTLVDFYRDPAFCQDVRPVDYVPEAQRATFNGFVRADGRVGTRNFIGILSSVNCSSTVIRQIAAHFTPERLAAYPNVDGVVAFAQTSGCGMSSPSEHFDVLRRTLAGYARHPNLAGVLIVGLGCERNQVASLVESQGLEPGPAVHTLVMQDTGGTRATIAAGIRAVEAMLPAANAAVRQPVPASHLKIGLECGGSDGFSGISANPALGAAMDLLVRHGGTAILSETPEIHGVEFMLTRRAVTPEVGQKLLDRLAWWERYTAGQNAQFNGVVGHGNQQGGLANIFEKSLGSAMKGGTTPLQAVYEYAEPIDRAGFVFMDSPGYDPVAVTGQIASGANLICFTTGRGSMFGSKPAPTIKLASNSAMYQRLEEDMDINCGLVLDGELTVPEMGERIFRHILRAASGEPTKSELLGLGDNEFVPWHLGIVS, via the coding sequence GTGAAGCCCAATCCCGTCATCCGCCTGCACGCCAACGACAACGTGCTGGTCGCCCGGCATGAACTGTCGCTGGGCCAGCAGCTTGCCGAACCCGCGGTGCGTGTGCGCGCGCAGGTGCCGGCCGGCCACAAGATCGCGGCCTGTGCCATTGCCGCCGGCACGCCGGTGCGCAAGTTCGATACCGTGATCGGCGTGGCCGCGCGCGATATCGTGCCCGGCGAGCATGTGCATTCGCACAACCTGACGCTGGTCGATTTCTATCGCGATCCCGCGTTCTGCCAGGACGTGCGGCCGGTCGACTACGTGCCCGAGGCGCAGCGCGCCACGTTCAACGGCTTCGTGCGCGCCGATGGCCGCGTGGGCACGCGCAATTTCATCGGTATCCTGTCTTCGGTCAATTGCTCGTCGACGGTGATCCGTCAGATTGCCGCGCATTTCACGCCGGAACGGCTGGCGGCCTATCCCAATGTCGATGGCGTGGTCGCGTTTGCGCAGACCAGCGGCTGCGGCATGTCGTCGCCGAGCGAGCATTTCGATGTGCTGCGGCGCACGCTGGCGGGCTATGCGCGCCATCCCAACCTGGCTGGCGTGCTGATCGTCGGGCTGGGCTGCGAGCGCAACCAGGTCGCATCGCTGGTGGAATCGCAGGGCCTGGAACCCGGACCCGCTGTGCATACGCTGGTGATGCAGGACACCGGCGGTACGCGCGCCACCATCGCGGCGGGCATCCGCGCGGTCGAGGCGATGCTGCCCGCGGCCAATGCCGCGGTGCGCCAGCCGGTGCCGGCCAGCCATCTCAAGATCGGCCTGGAGTGCGGCGGCTCGGACGGCTTCTCGGGCATCAGCGCCAACCCGGCGCTGGGCGCGGCGATGGACCTGCTGGTGCGCCATGGCGGCACCGCCATCCTGTCGGAGACGCCCGAGATCCACGGTGTCGAATTCATGCTGACGCGCCGCGCCGTCACGCCGGAAGTCGGGCAGAAGCTGCTCGACCGGCTGGCCTGGTGGGAGCGCTACACCGCCGGCCAGAATGCGCAGTTCAACGGCGTGGTCGGCCACGGCAACCAGCAGGGCGGGCTGGCCAATATCTTCGAGAAGTCGCTGGGCTCGGCGATGAAGGGCGGCACCACGCCGCTGCAGGCGGTGTACGAGTATGCCGAGCCGATCGACCGGGCCGGCTTTGTCTTCATGGACTCGCCCGGCTATGACCCGGTCGCCGTGACCGGCCAGATTGCCAGCGGCGCCAACCTGATCTGCTTCACCACCGGCCGCGGCTCGATGTTCGGCTCCAAGCCCGCCCCGACGATCAAGCTCGCCTCCAACTCCGCCATGTACCAGCGGCTGGAAGAGGACATGGACATCAACTGCGGGCTCGTGCTCGACGGCGAACTGACCGTGCCCGAGATGGGCGAGCGCATCTTCCGGCATATCCTGCGCGCCGCTTCCGGCGAGCCCACCAAGAGCGAGCTTCTGGGTTTGGGCGACAACGAGTTCGTACCCTGGCACCTCGGCATCGTCAGCTGA
- a CDS encoding LysR substrate-binding domain-containing protein — MVKIDRALRSNIKLRHLQLLVALDEFRHLGRTAEFLSVSQPAVSRVLTEVEKMLGLTLFTRSTRGTEPTPAGESLVRFARSVLAQYEQTRDEIAAVQSGASGRVQVGSMGAGLPVLVARAVGLLKDRHARATVLVEEGDLTHLLPKLRLRELDLIVGRLEPGYAAPDLVTEALYDEPMVVVVKRGHKLARKTRPGWADLAAMPCVLPPPWASLRVKIEQAFYRYGLHPPQDVIETSSYLALATFVGQRGAAGFMAQSVARAMQAEGRLQVLPIDVPVELPPVGIITLRERAPSLSAEQMLACLRQAAAEVA; from the coding sequence ATGGTCAAGATCGATCGCGCGCTGCGCTCCAATATCAAGCTGCGCCATCTGCAATTGCTGGTGGCGCTGGATGAATTCCGCCATCTCGGGCGCACCGCGGAATTCCTGTCGGTGAGCCAGCCCGCGGTGTCGCGGGTGCTGACCGAAGTCGAGAAGATGCTGGGGCTGACGCTGTTCACGCGCTCGACGCGCGGCACCGAGCCCACGCCCGCCGGCGAGTCGCTGGTGCGCTTCGCGCGCTCGGTGCTGGCGCAGTACGAGCAGACCCGCGACGAGATCGCGGCGGTGCAGAGCGGCGCGTCGGGGCGCGTACAGGTGGGCTCGATGGGCGCCGGCTTGCCTGTTCTGGTGGCGCGCGCGGTGGGGCTGCTCAAGGACCGCCATGCGCGTGCCACCGTGCTGGTGGAGGAAGGCGACCTGACGCACCTGCTGCCCAAGCTGCGGCTGCGCGAACTGGACCTGATCGTCGGCCGGCTGGAGCCAGGCTACGCCGCGCCCGATCTTGTGACAGAGGCCTTGTATGACGAGCCGATGGTGGTGGTAGTCAAGCGCGGCCACAAGCTCGCGCGCAAGACGCGGCCGGGCTGGGCCGACCTGGCCGCGATGCCGTGCGTGCTGCCGCCGCCGTGGGCATCGCTGCGGGTGAAGATCGAGCAGGCGTTCTACCGCTACGGGCTGCATCCGCCGCAGGACGTGATCGAGACGTCGTCCTACCTGGCGCTGGCGACCTTCGTCGGCCAGCGCGGCGCGGCCGGGTTCATGGCGCAATCGGTGGCGCGGGCCATGCAGGCTGAAGGCAGGCTGCAGGTGCTGCCGATCGATGTGCCGGTGGAACTGCCGCCGGTCGGCATCATCACGCTGCGCGAACGCGCGCCGTCGCTCAGCGCGGAACAGATGCTCGCCTGCCTGCGCCAGGCCGCCGCGGAAGTGGCCTAG